CTAACAAGTCGCTCAGAAATTGCCAAAGCAGGTCACTCGATAGTGGACTCGTTAGGTGAGCCAGGAAGTAGGCAGAGGTCACTTGCAATTCCTAAGCTCTAAATAtcttaagaaaaccaaaaattttagattttgaaaatataaatgatatttaattgcaaaatttcttttaaaaccatCTAGAGCCAATTGCTTTGATGTAATATCCTTGCACTGCACAATatgaataaggaaagaaaatcccAAGTTTATAGAAGCTATGGAACTGGAAAGTTAAGGAAAACGTTCCGAATTCATGTTTAACTTTTATTCATCTTGAAACGTGacaaaaaccaaaagagaagtgaCAGTTAAAATAAGAAGCTGGTAAAATACTGTAGTACTGGAAGTTTACCAAGGTATAGAAGTTCTTTTTGATTTGAGAAGTATTTTCCTATTGTTGGCATCTGAATTATTGCTGTTAATCTGATTTCACATGTTTAATATTCAGTGCTGGTTCAGATGTGTTCTTATATACCAGATAGTTATTCAGAACACATTTGTATAGAGCCTCACACCTTTAGTAAAATTTTTGTCCCGGGAGTTGGCATAGCCATCGTCCTATTGGAAATTCAATTTATTTCAGGGAAATTAAGTTGCTTAATGACATCAGTTGTCCCTGTGTGTATACAATAGTAGATTTTTGGCAGCGTTCAGGTTGTGATCCGTAGCTCACAGATTTTTAACACTAGTGGGCTTTTATTACTGTAGTAAATAAGTCAccatttattattaattattattaatacatttttgtcATGTCAGTGCTACCTAGGTATGAGGTATGCTTAGAAAAGCAAATACTCAGGTATTTACCGAAAAAAAAGTATATCCAAAGTGCTCCTTGTAATTGGCCACTGATGTTAATGTGTGCTTATAAATGTAGATGTACAAAGGTAAGTTATTctggaagaaaaggcagaaatttttCAATTCGATTTGGCAGTGTCATGCCTGCTGTAGCCTGAGTCCAaaatcctgcagctgcaggaggaatTAGCTTCTCTAGAGTGTACTGTGAGACTGTGCCAAGGTCTTCCAGGTCCACAAACTGGAATCCTCGAGGGAAAAAAGGTGCAAGGGGCACAGCAGTTGTGTCTCTTCCCTTGATAATACCTCAGTCCATGCCCAAGTAGGTCGGCAGCTGCTTCACAGAGGATGAGTGCTGGGTTGTGGTCTGTGCGTTTCTGATCTGAGCGTGCCGTCCGTTGGGACTCTGGGATGCAGCCCGCCCTGTTCCTAACCACAAACCttccagttatttttttcctttatttttaatagtctGTTCTTTCATTAATTGTTTCTTGCTGTGATGTACCCGTATTTCCTTAACCAGAGATTTATAGATGGGAATTGACCtttaaaagtcacatttttatGAGCCTAAATTTAAATGTACAGCTGCAGAATCTTGGGTACTCCACTCTTTCGAGTATTATTTGTGTTGCAGTGAGCATAAACCTGAGTGATACCAGTTACTGTGTTTTGTAGCTTATTTGTATTATAACATGATCAGTCTAATTTTAGTGGCTGTACATTATTATAGCTGTAACTGGAAAAACAGACCAGAGATCCGAGTTCCAGGCTGTTTATAGTTTTTCCATGGTGCTATGAGCTCCATGAACGTGCAGGTTTATCGTCCCCTAGTGGGTTGTTGGGAAAATGGCTGTTAATTTACTAAGTGCTAAATGAAGAATTTAAATCTTCTCTCACTGTTGTTTTTGTTTCaatgtgtgttgttttttttgtttttttcttctgtttgcagcTGGATTATCTCTCAAATTTCATTTCTGGTGCCCAGTTTCCTACCCTCCCCGAATTGTCTGCTGCAGCAACTTCTATTAACACTCTCAAAACACGTAGCTAGGTGTCTGCATTTTAATGAACACCTGTAGGTGTAGCTGagtgttttaaaattatagtatagcagaaattaaagaaaataaagggtcTTTTGTGCTGTGTAAGGTGGGGTTGTTTTTAATTAGTTAGAAAAGCTAGTAACTTCTTGGATAGTATGATACTATCTAAATGAATTAAAGCAAATTCTAAATCATCTGCTCAAGTTTCACTCATCTTTTAGTGCTTATTAAATAGTTGTAATTTATCAGTAATATCTTgcaacattttataaaataatcacttaatacagtattttcatGCTAAAATAGCATGTAAACTATTGCATTTCTAGCAAACTTTTAAACTAATTTTGAATAGCTctattctttttaattatttagttgAAATTGTAATTTTTGGGGAGATGAAATGGTCTCCTAACCATGCTGTGACAGTTTCTCACAGGCATTTATTGCACATGAATTAAAATGAAGGACTGAATAGTGAATTCACATTTGACTGgttaattataaataataaatgaagatGTCTGCTCAATAATTAAATTGAACTTCACTATAATTCTGCATCTGCTATGTGTTTCCAAGTATCAGAATCAGAAATTAAGCCctactgtaaatttatttttctaggcAAGCGTGACACAAGAAGtaacttccatttttaattttgtatgtttGATTTTTGTAGGCTTTAAGTAGTAAGGTTGTGTTTTTACCAGTTAAACATGAAATACTCCTTCGAATTTGaggtatttttaaattgttaagaAAAggccaaatatatttttttgcatttactgATATTCTGTGTTGTGCTTACTGCATAAACCACTTTAAATTCAAACTTACACAGCAATCAAAAATGTCAAAAAGACCTCAAATTCATGTTTTTATGGGCGCACCCAGTATTCCAAGCCTTCTGCATGTGTCAGAGCGAAGTAGTTCAGCGCCTGCTGCTGAAAAATGGAGAGAACTCCACTGTCTGTGTGATACACATAATCGTTTTTCTGAGAAAGTCAAAGGTGCTGACCACTCAGTGTTCCAGGTGGAAAGCTCTGTAGTCACAGCAGTTCCTACAAATGATGGCAGCTCTCAGCAGCCTGAAAAGGAGAGATTAATGGTAGCAAAAGAATATCTGACATCTCCTGTACCTGTGGCAGTAAGTTGTACCAGCATACCTAAAAAGACTGAAAGTTTAATTTATTCCGATTGTCAGATATCTAAAGATAGATGCTCACATGCGAATGTGAATCAGGCTGCAGATCAACACCTTCCACAAAAATTTGCAGAGTTGGCTAGGCAAGACAAAGAGTCACATGGCTGTTGTTCAAACCTCACTGAAAGAAAAGCCAGTCCTCCAGAAGTTAACAGCTCTGACATCTCAGCTTTGGTTGCCAGTACGAAGCAGATCAGCATACATCTAAGGTCTGTGGGACGAGGTGATCAATTAGACCGTAGAAGTGATCACCATGAACATCTGAGTCAATATCTGGAtacatttttccccaaaattcaaGAGTCAAAACCAAAAGGAGAACCAAGTGATTGTTCAGACTTTGCAGTGTCAGCAGATACTGAATTTCGTAGTATAGTGACCTCAAGTCAGATGGCTCTTCTTGCACAGGGTTGGAACGAGATGCAGAAAATCACAAAGCTACTGAAAACAGAAGCAGGCAAAAAACCTGAAGACAGGCAGTATGATCGCTTCCAATTTGATTCTGATGTTGGAACTTGTCTTAATGTGGCTGAAAATGAATGTAAGGAAGAGCATACAAGTTCCCTCGAACTTTTCAGTTCTGAGGGCAATGGGGAAAACGTTTGCCTTGAAGCtacaaaacaagaaggaaatgcTCAGGAAAATACAGAGACATCTCCAGAACTTAATGTTCCTGCTGAGCAATTTGTAAATGAAATCCTTATCGAGCCAGTGAGCTCAGGAATATTGTGCTCCCAAGTAGACAGTTCTCATAGGGGCTCCTCTAAAAGAGCCCACAAATGTGAGGATTCCTTTCATGTTTTTCACTCGATGTTTAAAAGACAGCTGAATTCAAAGAAAGCGAAGCTGAATTCTTCTCCAGCTGGTCCTGGAGTGAGAGTGGATCAAGAGAAGATGACAGAGTTCAAGAAACTTCAAAAGAAACTATCACCACTTAAGAACTGCTGCTGCAAAAATCAAAAGTACAGTGTTTTGGTCACAGTAGTACATCCTTGTCATATCAAAGAAATACAGGTGAAGACTAGACCCAAAACTTCATGTAAAGTTCCTGTAGCAACAATTGTAGTTACTGACCAGTCAGAAATGGAGAGAAAGGTGGTGCTGTGGCGAGGTGCTGCATTTTGGTCACTCACTGTGTTTCCTGGGGATATTGTCCTGCTTACAGGTGAGaatttctttatttgcttttttaaaatacctttttttacaGTGGAACAGTATGTAACCAGTAATTTGGAACTACAGCTCAGGATTTTTAAGTCTTCCTTGCATCACTTACATGGCTCAACGTCACTCTGGCAACATCACTTTGAACATgtgttaattatttaattttttttgtggttctCAGCTGTTGAACCAGCAGCTGGATCAGAAAATTGTGGTATGTTCCGTCTCAGAATGAGAAATTTCCTCCTGTGAAGGACTTTGTAGCTTAGCACTGGTGCCTCGAGATGGATCATGTTGTGAATTAGTGACCGACAGAGACTGCAGAAATATAAAATGCTGTTTGCAGTTCATCTTTTTCATACCATGTCAGCTAATAAGGAAGATTCCTCTTGATAAATCCTTTGTACTCTTTATTACTGAACAGGAGCAAAACGCTCTCCAAGGAAGCATGTTTTTCCTCATGTAAGAGGATGCAGTACTATAAAAACAATATTGCACCTAATTTATGGCTGGAGTTGAGCAGAACTCGATAGTTATCTGGCCACTTAGGTTTTGCAATATGCAAAATTGACACAATATAAAATTGTTTGAATATTTCTGCAGTTTAAGATGCCTGTTTCTTTGTTAAGGTTTCTTTAAGTGCTCATGGTTTGGTGCAAAGGTAGATATTTTAAAGAGATTGAAGATAAATTGGGCCTCTTCTGCTTAGACATTATTAACTCAAAATACATCAGAAGTGTTTCTAGGTAAGCCTAGTACTTTCCTACTCATTCGGAAATGTTGCACAGTAATCATTTACCCAACAGAGCCAGCTGCTTCACTTATACAGCACCTGCTCTGAGgctgttaaatattttgtatgaaaTGAGGAATTACATCAAACTACTGAGAAAATTTGCTTAACTTGTAAATGGTGTTGACAGATGtaaaaaacccctttgtttccAAGGGGTCTCTTCCAAACTGTCTTTCACACCTGTATGTGTGATGGTGGTATAGGCAAGAAAAATATGATACACTTCAATATTGTTGATaagttgtttttgg
The nucleotide sequence above comes from Athene noctua chromosome 21, bAthNoc1.hap1.1, whole genome shotgun sequence. Encoded proteins:
- the SHLD2 gene encoding shieldin complex subunit 2 isoform X4, with amino-acid sequence MSKRPQIHVFMGAPSIPSLLHVSERSSSAPAAEKWRELHCLCDTHNRFSEKVKGADHSVFQVESSVVTAVPTNDGSSQQPEKERLMVAKEYLTSPVPVAVSCTSIPKKTESLIYSDCQISKDRCSHANVNQAADQHLPQKFAELARQDKESHGCCSNLTERKASPPEVNSSDISALVASTKQISIHLRSVGRGDQLDRRSDHHEHLSQYLDTFFPKIQESKPKGEPSDCSDFAVSADTEFRSIVTSSQMALLAQGWNEMQKITKLLKTEAGKKPEDRQYDRFQFDSDVGTCLNVAENECKEEHTSSLELFSSEGNGENVCLEATKQEGNAQENTETSPELNVPAEQFVNEILIEPVSSGILCSQVDSSHRGSSKRAHKCEDSFHVFHSMFKRQLNSKKAKLNSSPAGPGVRVDQEKMTEFKKLQKKLSPLKNCCCKNQKYSVLVTVVHPCHIKEIQVKTRPKTSCKVPVATIVVTDQSEMERKVVLWRGAAFWSLTVFPGDIVLLTDIITYENLWCGEMMLQSTFTSQLLNLGNCSALNPEEFYPVVDGGVLHGLLSYISSAFPHFEDIPRRQVQRLDSVPYMQLDQLQPNILVHSILKIINIAVLTESVYSYRGGNQRKIVLTVEQKRDQHYRMVLWGAGAAWYPQLQRKKDHIWDFQYLLVQHSSVSGDFELHTTPWSSCECLFDDDKRAIEFREKFQKSKKSVLQMTKLSAHLEEKCSGSSTVGSTTTVPEHAVLPHVVK
- the SHLD2 gene encoding shieldin complex subunit 2 isoform X2, whose protein sequence is MSKRPQIHVFMGAPSIPSLLHVSERSSSAPAAEKWRELHCLCDTHNRFSEKVKGADHSVFQVESSVVTAVPTNDGSSQQPEKERLMVAKEYLTSPVPVAVSCTSIPKKTESLIYSDCQISKDRCSHANVNQAADQHLPQKFAELARQDKESHGCCSNLTERKASPPEVNSSDISALVASTKQISIHLRSVGRGDQLDRRSDHHEHLSQYLDTFFPKIQESKPKGEPSDCSDFAVSADTEFRSIVTSSQMALLAQGWNEMQKITKLLKTEAGKKPEDRQYDRFQFDSDVGTCLNVAENECKEEHTSSLELFSSEGNGENVCLEATKQEGNAQENTETSPELNVPAEQFVNEILIEPVSSGILCSQVDSSHRGSSKRAHKCEDSFHVFHSMFKRQLNSKKAKLNSSPAGPGVRVDQEKMTEFKKLQKKLSPLKNCCCKNQKYSVLVTVVHPCHIKEIQVKTRPKTSCKVPVATIVVTDQSEMERKVVLWRGAAFWSLTVFPGDIVLLTDIITYENLWCGEMMLQSTFTSQLLNLGNCSALNPEESFPHFEDIPRRQVQRLDSVPYMQLDQLQPNILVHSILKIINIAVLTESVYSYRGGNQRKIVLTVEQKRDQHYRMVLWGAGAAWYPQLQRKKDHIWDFQYLLVQHSSVSGDFELHTTPWSSCECLFDDDKRAIEFREKFQKSKKSVLQMTKLSAHLEEKCSGVMQVKARISQLKFTISTGQYKQLSFCADTSLERVLASLPLITYSGCAKCGLELQADENRIYQQCIRCLPYNKVKTFYRPALMTVEDGGYEIYVHVVSELIEKIFLNIPADWLNRLVVPSSDVTYGTVVADLCHCLLADTEASYLLEIRSHFVLDENSYPLQKDFHLLDFHPGL
- the SHLD2 gene encoding shieldin complex subunit 2 isoform X6 produces the protein MSKRPQIHVFMGAPSIPSLLHVSERSSSAPAAEKWRELHCLCDTHNRFSEKVKGADHSVFQVESSVVTAVPTNDGSSQQPEKERLMVAKEYLTSPVPVAVSCTSIPKKTESLIYSDCQISKDRCSHANVNQAADQHLPQKFAELARQDKESHGCCSNLTERKASPPEVNSSDISALVASTKQISIHLRSVGRGDQLDRRSDHHEHLSQYLDTFFPKIQESKPKGEPSDCSDFAVSADTEFRSIVTSSQMALLAQGWNEMQKITKLLKTEAGKKPEDRQYDRFQFDSDVGTCLNVAENECKEEHTSSLELFSSEGNGENVCLEATKQEGNAQENTETSPELNVPAEQFVNEILIEPVSSGILCSQVDSSHRGSSKRAHKCEDSFHVFHSMFKRQLNSKKAKLNSSPAGPGVRVDQEKMTEFKKLQKKLSPLKNCCCKNQKYSVLVTVVHPCHIKEIQVKTRPKTSCKVPVATIVVTDQSEMERKVVLWRGAAFWSLTVFPGDIVLLTDIITYENLWCGEMMLQSTFTSQLLNLGNCSALNPEEFYPVVDGGVLHGLLSYISSAFPHFEDIPRRQVQRLDSVPYMQLDQLQPNILVHSILKIINIAVLTESVYSYRGGNQRKIVLTVEQKRDQHYRMVLWGAGAAWYPQLQRKKDHIWDFQYLLVQHSSVSGDFELHTTPWSSCECLFDDDKRAIEFREKFQKSKKSVLQMTKLSAHLEEKCSALGV
- the SHLD2 gene encoding shieldin complex subunit 2 isoform X3 → MSKRPQIHVFMGAPSIPSLLHVSERSSSAPAAEKWRELHCLCDTHNRFSEKVKGADHSVFQVESSVVTAVPTNDGSSQQPEKERLMVAKEYLTSPVPVAVSCTSIPKKTESLIYSDCQISKDRCSHANVNQAADQHLPQKFAELARQDKESHGCCSNLTERKASPPEVNSSDISALVASTKQISIHLRSVGRGDQLDRRSDHHEHLSQYLDTFFPKIQESKPKGEPSDCSDFAVSADTEFRSIVTSSQMALLAQGWNEMQKITKLLKTEAGKKPEDRQYDRFQFDSDVGTCLNVAENECKEEHTSSLELFSSEGNGENVCLEATKQEGNAQENTETSPELNVPAEQFVNEILIEPVSSGILCSQVDSSHRGSSKRAHKCEDSFHVFHSMFKRQLNSKKAKLNSSPAGPGVRVDQEKMTEFKKLQKKLSPLKNCCCKNQKYSVLVTVVHPCHIKEIQVKTRPKTSCKVPVATIVVTDQSEMERKVVLWRGAAFWSLTVFPGDIVLLTDIITYENLWCGEMMLQSTFTSQLLNLGNCSALNPEEFYPVVDGGVLHGLLSYISSAFPHFEDIPRRQVQRLDSVPYMQLDQLQPNILVHSILKIINIAVLTESVYSYRGGNQRKIVLTVEQKRDQHYRMVLWGAGAAWYPQLQRKKDHIWDFQYLLVQHSSVSGDFELHTTPWSSCECLFDDDKRAIEFREKFQKSKKSVLQMTKLSAHLEEKCSGVMQVKARISQLKFTISTGQYKQLSFCADTSLERVLASLPLITYSGCAKCGLELQADENRIYQQCIRCLPYNKVKTFYRPALMTVEDGGYEIYVHVVSELIEKIFLNIPADWLNRLCPPQM
- the SHLD2 gene encoding shieldin complex subunit 2 isoform X1, translating into MSKRPQIHVFMGAPSIPSLLHVSERSSSAPAAEKWRELHCLCDTHNRFSEKVKGADHSVFQVESSVVTAVPTNDGSSQQPEKERLMVAKEYLTSPVPVAVSCTSIPKKTESLIYSDCQISKDRCSHANVNQAADQHLPQKFAELARQDKESHGCCSNLTERKASPPEVNSSDISALVASTKQISIHLRSVGRGDQLDRRSDHHEHLSQYLDTFFPKIQESKPKGEPSDCSDFAVSADTEFRSIVTSSQMALLAQGWNEMQKITKLLKTEAGKKPEDRQYDRFQFDSDVGTCLNVAENECKEEHTSSLELFSSEGNGENVCLEATKQEGNAQENTETSPELNVPAEQFVNEILIEPVSSGILCSQVDSSHRGSSKRAHKCEDSFHVFHSMFKRQLNSKKAKLNSSPAGPGVRVDQEKMTEFKKLQKKLSPLKNCCCKNQKYSVLVTVVHPCHIKEIQVKTRPKTSCKVPVATIVVTDQSEMERKVVLWRGAAFWSLTVFPGDIVLLTDIITYENLWCGEMMLQSTFTSQLLNLGNCSALNPEEFYPVVDGGVLHGLLSYISSAFPHFEDIPRRQVQRLDSVPYMQLDQLQPNILVHSILKIINIAVLTESVYSYRGGNQRKIVLTVEQKRDQHYRMVLWGAGAAWYPQLQRKKDHIWDFQYLLVQHSSVSGDFELHTTPWSSCECLFDDDKRAIEFREKFQKSKKSVLQMTKLSAHLEEKCSGVMQVKARISQLKFTISTGQYKQLSFCADTSLERVLASLPLITYSGCAKCGLELQADENRIYQQCIRCLPYNKVKTFYRPALMTVEDGGYEIYVHVVSELIEKIFLNIPADWLNRLVVPSSDVTYGTVVADLCHCLLADTEASYLLEIRSHFVLDENSYPLQKDFHLLDFHPGL
- the SHLD2 gene encoding shieldin complex subunit 2 isoform X5 — encoded protein: MSKRPQIHVFMGAPSIPSLLHVSERSSSAPAAEKWRELHCLCDTHNRFSEKVKGADHSVFQVESSVVTAVPTNDGSSQQPEKERLMVAKEYLTSPVPVAVSCTSIPKKTESLIYSDCQISKDRCSHANVNQAADQHLPQKFAELARQDKESHGCCSNLTERKASPPEVNSSDISALVASTKQISIHLRSVGRGDQLDRRSDHHEHLSQYLDTFFPKIQESKPKGEPSDCSDFAVSADTEFRSIVTSSQMALLAQGWNEMQKITKLLKTEAGKKPEDRQYDRFQFDSDVGTCLNVAENECKEEHTSSLELFSSEGNGENVCLEATKQEGNAQENTETSPELNVPAEQFVNEILIEPVSSGILCSQVDSSHRGSSKRAHKCEDSFHVFHSMFKRQLNSKKAKLNSSPAGPGVRVDQEKMTEFKKLQKKLSPLKNCCCKNQKYSVLVTVVHPCHIKEIQVKTRPKTSCKVPVATIVVTDQSEMERKVVLWRGAAFWSLTVFPGDIVLLTDIITYENLWCGEMMLQSTFTSQLLNLGNCSALNPEEFYPVVDGGVLHGLLSYISSAFPHFEDIPRRQVQRLDSVPYMQLDQLQPNILVHSILKIINIAVLTESVYSYRGGNQRKIVLTVEQKRDQHYRMVLWGAGAAWYPQLQRKKDHIWDFQYLLVQHSSVSGDFELHTTPWSSCECLFDDDKRAIEFREKFQKSKKSVLQMTKLSAHLEEKCSVSSGSLKPGS